In the genome of Syngnathoides biaculeatus isolate LvHL_M chromosome 14, ASM1980259v1, whole genome shotgun sequence, one region contains:
- the b3galt1b gene encoding beta-1,3-galactosyltransferase 1: MPSKVSCLYLLTVVCWASALWYLSLSRPTSTYVGHMSLPIHKTVKPAKNTTFTNIRTRPLNEHTYEFIINEPKKCEDSSPFLVILISTTHKEFDARQAIRETWGDESTFSDLRILTIFLLGRNTDAVLNQMVEQESQIFHDIVVEDFIDSYHNLTLKTMMGMRWVATFCPKAQYVMKTDSDVFVNMDNLLYKLLKPTTKPRKRYFTGYVIHGGPIRDMRSKWYMSRDLYPDSKYPPFCSGTGYVFSSDVAELIFKTSLHTRLLHLEDVYVGLCLRKLGIHPYQNTGFNHWKMAYSLCRYRRVITVHQISPEEMHRVWNDMSSKKHLRC, translated from the coding sequence ATGCCTTCAAAAGTGTCCTGTCTATACCTCCTGACAGTAGTGTGCTGGGCAAGCGCTTTGTGGTACTTGAGCTTATCGCGGCCGACATCCACTTATGTCGGCCATATGTCTCTGCCTATACACAAGACTGTGAAACCTGCCAAAAACACGACATTTACTAACATCCGAACACGGCCACTTAATGAACACACCTACGAGTTTATCATCAACGAGCCCAAGAAGTGCGAAGACAGCTCTCCCTTCCTGGTCATCCTAATCAGCACCACGCACAAGGAGTTCGATGCCCGCCAGGCCATCCGCGAGACCTGGGGCGACGAGAGCACCTTCAGCGACCTCCGCATCCTCACCATCTTCCTCCTGGGCAGGAACACAGATGCTGTCCTCAACCAGATGGTGGAGCAGGAGAGTCAGATCTTCCACGACATCGTAGTGGAGGACTTCATCGACTCCTACCACAACCTCACCCTCAAGACTATGATGGGAATGCGCTGGGTAGCGACCTTCTGCCCCAAAGCGCAGTACGTCATGAAAACCGACAGTGATGTCTTTGTCAACATGGACAATCTGCTTTACAAGCTCCTCAAACCCACCACCAAGCCAAGAAAGAGATACTTCACTGGCTATGTGATCCACGGGGGTCCAATAAGGGACATGCGCAGTAAGTGGTACATGTCCAGAGACTTGTATCCCGATAGCAAATACCCACCGTTTTGCTCGGGCACCGGCTACGTGTTCTCATCCGATGTCGCCGAGCTCATCTTCAAGACTTCGCTGCACACCAGACTGTTGCACCTGGAGGACGTGTATGTGGGTTTGTGCTTGCGTAAGCTGGGTATACACCCTTATCAAAACACTGGCTTTAATCACTGGAAGATGGCCTACAGCCTGTGCAGATACAGGCGGGTCATCACTGTCCACCAGATCTCCCCTGAGGAAATGCATCGTGTTTGGAATGACATGTCCAGCAAGAAGCACCTGAGATGTTGA